One genomic window of Aptenodytes patagonicus chromosome 3, bAptPat1.pri.cur, whole genome shotgun sequence includes the following:
- the LOC143159093 gene encoding carbohydrate sulfotransferase 9-like has translation MRFLPRLVISAALGIATFLSWRLLLWSPATGQGGDLAPRAAEGFTLTLDTFIHVQQLRKKRLRAFCSRSGKVTMLPRSREERARLLSSLRVSSKLDLLYCQVPSTGVEEWQQFLEKLEKENVTLPVPLPYPWRHTPETQLSEFNLTEIEAMLGSYTKVLFARDPFQRLISTFMQGIGSSPSFSSFVQDVLDSGQHSASVAWKPLVSLCHPCLIQYDYVVMFGFLRQELGHLLQRAGLPVDSFLPEFTDTQVRWTYSWLSEQMFRELSLQQKKQLSHFYRWDLAAFPFSSSFLSDLLSTPETW, from the exons ATGCGTTTCCTTCCCCGCCTCGTCATCTCAGCTGCCCTGGGCATTGCCACcttcctgagctggaggctgCTTCTCTGGAGCCCGGCCACCGGCCAAGGAG GTGACCTGGCCCCCAGGGCTGCGGAGGGCTTCACTTTGACACTGGACACCTTCATCCACGTTCAGCAGCTCAGGAAGAAGAGACTGAGAGCTTTCTGCAGCCGATCAGGCAAAGTCACCATGCTGCCGAGGAGCCGGGAGGAGAGAGCTCGCCTGCTCTCGAGTTTGAGGGTAAGCAGCAAGCTGGACCTCCTCTACTGCCAAGTGCCGTCAACAGGGGTGGAGGAATGGCAGCAGTTTTTGGAGAAGCTAGAGAAGGAAAATGTGACGCTTCCAGTGCCGCTTCCCTACCCTTGGCGGCACACTCCAGAGACACAGCTGAGTGAGTTCAACCTGACGGAGATAGAGGCCATGTTAGGGTCTTACACCAAAGTGCTGTTTGCCAGGGACCCTTTCCAGAGGCTGATCTCCACGTTCATGCAAGGCATAGGCAGCAGCCCTTCCTTCAGCAGCTTTGTTCAGGACGTTTTAGACAGTGGACAGCACAGTGCCAGCGTGGCTTGGAAACCGCTCGTCAGCCTCTGCCACCCCTGTCTCATCCAGTATGACTACGTGGTGATGTTTGGCTTCCTCAGGCAGGAGCTGGGTCATCTGCTGCAGCGCGCTGGGCTGCCTGTGGACAGCTTCCTCCCCGAGTTCACTGACACCCAAGTGCGGTGGACCTACAGCTGGTTATCAGAGCAGATGTTCAGAGAGCTGTCCCTCCAACAGAAGAAGCAACTGTCTCATTTCTACCGCTGGGACCTTGCTGCTTTCCCGTTCTCTAGCAGTTTCCTGTCAGACCTCCTCAGCACCCCAGAGACCTGGTAG